In one Drosophila gunungcola strain Sukarami chromosome 2R unlocalized genomic scaffold, Dgunungcola_SK_2 000004F, whole genome shotgun sequence genomic region, the following are encoded:
- the LOC128254140 gene encoding LOW QUALITY PROTEIN: uncharacterized protein LOC128254140 (The sequence of the model RefSeq protein was modified relative to this genomic sequence to represent the inferred CDS: deleted 1 base in 1 codon), which produces MALKWALVITTLALAQSAKLDNKYLPPPASAASAGGSPGAGLQGPGGGFGGGGRPGGGGGFGGGGASGGGGFGGGGAPGGGGFGGGGAGGGGGGGGFGGGGGAGGFGGGNNGLGGFANGRPIAPGASAPAPRPSQPGGGAPPASGPPIPILSFVNENDGDGNYRFSYETGNGIKAQEEGTVKNKGSPNEIPSVMGSYSYTNPEGELVEIMYTADENGFVPSGNALPTPPPIPEAIAKSLAAQGISVLPGGGYSGGPGGHGAGGGGGGGSGYGGGSGFGGGAGGAAGGGGAGGGAGYGGGAGRGGAPGGPGAPGGGGFGGQGGGGGGYGGGGAGGGGGAGRGGSPGGPGAPGGGGFGGQGGAGGGYGGGGGGGRGGGGGGGAPGAPGGGGGYGGGGAGGGAGRGGSPGGSGAPGGGGFGGGGGAGGGYGGGGGRGGGGAPGGPGAPGSPGGGGGFGGQGGGGGYGGAGAGGGAGRPGGPGAPGGGGFGGQGGGGGAGGGYGGGGGRGGGGAPGAPGSPGGGGFGGQGGAGGAGGGAGRGGAPGGGGFGGPGGGGGFGGGGGRGGAPGGPGSPGGGGYGGGAGGAGGAGGAPGRPGAPGLPGGNQYVPPPAGGGAPGSPGRPGSGPPGAGSQYIPPPPGAPGGGRGNGEFNPQTGYSY; this is translated from the exons ATGGCTCTTAAATGG GCTCTGGTGATCACGACGCTTGCGTTGGCCCAGTCAGCGAAGCTAGATAACAAATACCTGCCGCCCCCGGCAAGTGCGGCCAGTGCGGGCGGCAGTCCGGGAGCGGGACTCCAGGGACCAGGAGGTGGCTTCGGAGGAGGTGGTAGACCAGGTGGTGGAGGTGGCTTCGGAGGAGGAGGTGCCTCTGGAGGAGGAGGCTTCGGAGGAGGAGGTGCTCCTGGAGGAGGAGGCTTCGGAGGAGGTGGCgctggaggtggaggtggaggcggaggcttcggtggaggaggaggagctggtggCTTTGGGGGTGGTAACAACGGCTTGGGTGGCTTTGCAAATGGTCGACCCATCGCACCAGGCGCTAGTGCCCCCGCTCCACGTCCCAGTCAGCCAGGTGGTGGTGCTCCTCCTGCCTCTGGACCACCCATTCCCATCCTCTCATTTGTCAACGAGAACGACGGCGATGGCAACTATCGTTTTAGCTACGAGACAGGAAATGGTATTAAAGCACAGGAGGAGGGCACCGTGAAGAACAAGGGATCGCCCAATGAAATCCCCTCCGTAATGGGCTCCTACTCCTATACAAATCCCGAGGGTGAGCTGGTCGAGATCATGTACACGGCGGATGAGAATGGCTTTGTGCCGTCGGGCAATGCTCTGCCCACTCCGCCGCCCATTCCAGAGGCAATAGCCAAGTCATTGGCTGCCCAGGGAATCTCTGTGCTGCCAGGTGGTGGCTATAGTGGAGGACCTGGAGGTCATG GTGCTGGTGGCGGCGGAGGCGGTGGCTCTGGATATGGTGGTGGATCAGGATTtggaggaggagctggtggAGCAGCCGGGggtggaggagcaggaggaggggCCGGATATGGAGGCGGAGCAGGACGAGGCGGTGCTCCTGGAGGTCCCG GAGCGCCAGGAGGAGGTGGTTTTGGAGGTCAAG gaggaggtggaggcggTTACGGAGGTGGAGGTGCTggtggtggaggtggagcAGGTCGCGGCGGCTCTCCAGGTGGACCAG gaGCTCCCGGTGGTGGAGGATTTGGCGGTCAAGGAGGAGCAGGTGGCGGAtatggaggaggaggcggcggcggccgcggtggtggcggtggaGGTGGAGCACCGGGAGCACCAG GAGGTGGTGGCGGATATGGAGGTGGAGGTGCAGGTGGCGGAGCAGGTAGAGGAGGCTCTCCAGGAGGATCAG GAGCGCCTGGTGGGGGAGGATTtggtggcggaggaggagctggaggcggatatggaggcggcggcggccgcGGTGGTGGTGGAGCCCCAGGAGGACCAGGAGCTCCAG GATCGccaggaggcggaggaggttTTGGTGGTCAAG GAGGTGGTGGCGGCTATGGAGGCGCAGGCGCAGGTGGCGGAGCAGGCAGACCAGGAGGACCAG gAGCTCCAGGTGGAGGAGGATTTGGTGgtcaaggaggaggaggaggagctggtggCGGATATGGAGGAGGCGGCGGTCGTGGAGGC GGTGGAGCCCCAGGAGCTCCAG GATCTCCCGGTGGAGGCGGATTTGGAGGTCAAG GAGGTGCTGGTGGAGCAGGAGGAGGCGCCGGTCGCGGTGGTGCTCCAGGAGGTGGTGGTTTTGGAGGTCCAG GAGGTGGTGGCGGATttggtggcggcggcggtcGTGGCGGAGCACCAGGGGGCCCGG gatCTCCCGGAGGAGGCGGTTATGGCGGCGGTGCTGGTGGCGCAG gcggcgccggtggAGCTCCAGGACGCCCAGGTGCTCCAGGATTGCCCGGCGGCAATCAGTATGTTCCACCTCCAGCTGGTGGCGGTGCACCAGGTTCGCCTGGCAGACCGGGATCAGGACCTCCCGGCGCAGGATCCCAGTACATTCCACCTCCCCCAGGAGCGCCGGGCGGAGGTCGCGGTAATGGGGAGTTCAATCCTCAGACAGGCTATAGCTATTAA
- the LOC128253850 gene encoding signal transducer and activator of transcription C codes for MSGVRAPRFRHLRWVACILVFWCSMGQAQLPGTGFQGQRPQVPPGQQPVNPFQRRQPNPVQGQGLFPGQRNPLNPLAPPLTGAALQNPYTRYNQYQQQNYVPITAYQNELNLDGSFSYGYSSADGTTAQAQGYVKNLGYGEGVEAQVIQGSYSYTSPEGTPITVRYIADENGFRAEGTGIPATPQYFAGAQPYQQGLINPNLNPYQTPFRQLPPPLPNAQFRPQIPGQQPLTPLQQQQQQQQQQLQQQRNFQQQQQPNSGQYQPDQPFNQLHSGNLPGQYAGQFGQQSFGSNLTAQQAQQQQNLNQQQQQQQQQQQQQQQQQKEQQNEQQQQALITQQLRGRPNNLVDNFGYNQYGRRFKKSPKK; via the exons ATGTCTGGAGTCCGAGCTCCGCGATTCCGGCACCTTCGCTGGGTGGCCTGCATATTGGTATTTTGGTGTTCCATGGGACAGGCTCAGTTGCCAGGAACCGGATTCCAAGGACAACGGCCGCAGGTTCCACCCGGTCAACAGCCGGTCAATCCCTTCCAGCGCCGACAGCCCAATCCCGTCCAGGGTCAGGGTCTCTTTCCGGGTCAGCGGAATCCGCTTAACCCGCTGGCTCCTCCGCTGACTGGCGCTGCCCTCCAGAATCCCTACACCCGCTACAATCAGTACCAGCAGCAGAACTACGTGCCCATCACGGCCTACCAAAACGAACTCAATCTGGATGGCAGCTTCTCCTACGGATACTCATCGGCCGATGGAACCACTGCCCAGGCTCAGGGTTACGTCAAGAACTTGGGATACGGCGAAGGCGTCGAGGCTCAG gTAATCCAGGGCTCCTACTCGTACACTTCGCCGGAAGGCACACCCATTACAGTGCGTTACATTGCCGATGAGAATGGATTCCGGGCGGAGGGCACTGGAATACCTGCAACTCCGCAATATTTTGCGGGTGCACAACCTTATCAACAGGGCTTGATTAATCCAAACCTAAATCCATATCAGACGCCCTTCCGCCAACTGCCGCCACCGCTGCCCAATGCCCAATTTCGTCCTCAGATTCCGGGACAACAGCCTTTGACCccgctgcaacagcaacaacaacagcagcagcaacagttgcaacagcaacgcaatttccagcagcaacagcagccgaATTCAGGGCAATATCAACCGGATCAGCCCTTCAACCAGTTGCATTCCGGCAATTTGCCCGGCCAGTATGCCGGACAATTTGGCCAGCAATCTTTTGGCAGCAATCTCACGGCGCAGCAggcacaacagcaacagaatctcaaccagcaacagcaacagcagcaacagcaacaacagcagcaacagcaacagcagaaggagcagcaaaatgagcagcagcaacaggccCTAATCACCCAACAACTGAGGGGCAGACCCAACAATCTGGTGGATAACTTTGGCTACAACCAGTATGGCAGACGCTTCAAGAAGTCcccaaagaaataa
- the LOC128253896 gene encoding LOW QUALITY PROTEIN: larval cuticle protein 1 (The sequence of the model RefSeq protein was modified relative to this genomic sequence to represent the inferred CDS: inserted 1 base in 1 codon; deleted 2 bases in 1 codon; substituted 1 base at 1 genomic stop codon) produces the protein MFALLLMLTCWQLWSWPAESAAISEPVPILKSVAEQLSSGSYLFSFEAADGTYREELGLVKSNPMAADQDDDLEVSGXYGYIDDRGLKLEVSYTADRNGFLPHVRYVAKGEVYKXTEVEPLSLMATHSCKC, from the exons ATGTTCGCATTG TTATTGATGTTGACTTGCTGGCAACTGTGGAGTTGGCCCGCTGAGAGTGCTGCCATTAGTGAACCGGTGCCAATCCTCAAATCGGTGGCCGAACAACTCAGTTCTGGCTCCTATTTGTTTTCGTTCGAGGCTGCCGATGGCACTTATCGCGAGGAGCTGGGCCTGGTAAAGTCCAATCCAATGGCAGCCGATCAAGATGACGATCTGGAGGTGTCCG ATTATGGCTATATCGATGACAGGGGCCTAAAGCTTGAAGTCAGCTATACTGCGGACAGGAATGGCTTTTTGCCCCATGTTAGGTACGTTGCCAAGGGAGAG GTCTATAAATAAACCGAAGTAGAGCCATTATCTTTGATGGCCACACATTCTTGCAAATGTTAG
- the LOC128254116 gene encoding troponin C — translation MENIDEDLTPEQIAVLQKAFNSFDHQKTGSIPTEMVADILRLMGQPFDRQILDELINEVDEDKSGRLEFEEFVQLAAKFIVEEDDEAMQKELREAFRLYDKQGNGYIPTSCLKEILKELDDQLTDTELNMMIEEIDSDGSGTVDFDEFMEMMTGE, via the exons ATGGAGAACATT GATGAAGACCTGACCCCCGAGCAGATTGCCGTTCTGCAGAAGGCATTCAACAGCTTCGACCACCAGAAGACTGGCTCCATTCCCACCGAAATGGTGGCCGATATCCTGCGTCTGATGGGTCAGCCCTTCGACAGGCAGATCCTCGATGAGCTGATCAACGAGGTCGACGAGGACA AGTCTGGTCGTTTGGAGTTCGAGGAGTTCGTCCAGCTGGCCGCCAAGTTCATCGTGGAGGAGGATGACGAGGCCATGCAGAAGGAGCTGCGCGAAGCCTTTCGCCTGTACGACAAGCAGGGCAATGGCTACATTCCCACATCCTGTCTGAAGGAGATCCTCAAGGAGCTGGACGACCAGCTGACCGACACCGAGCTCAACATGATGATCGAGGAAATCGATTCCGACGGCTCCGGCACCGTGGACTTTGATG AATTCATGGAGATGATGACTGGCGAGTAA
- the LOC128253893 gene encoding endocuticle structural glycoprotein SgAbd-2 produces MRFRYKNVCGNCSQVKALLTSLPAQYPLSSRESEVMTITHASFATVVLALCCLSLVHGQPQRGLPPPRGNSFDANAVILKQNFDLNPDGSYQYNYETSNGIRADEAGYLKNPGSQLEAQVMQGSYSYTGPDGVVYTITYIADENGYRAEGAHIPTPPPVRAAAAPGRFFK; encoded by the exons ATGCGATTTCGGTATAAAAACGTTTGTGGCAACTGCAGCCAAGTCAAAGCACTTTTGACGAGCCTCCCAGCGCAGTACCCGCTATCAAGTCGCGAATCCGAA GTCATGACGATCACCCACGCCTCCTTCGCAACCGTCGTTTTGGCCCTCTGCTGCCTGAGCTTGGTCCATGGCCAGCCACAGCGAGGACTTCCCCCGCCCCGCGGCAACTCCTTCGATGCGAATGCGGTCATACTCAAGCAGAACTTCGACCTCAATCCCGATGGCTCATATCAGTACAA CTACGAGACGAGCAATGGAATCCGAGCGGATGAGGCTGGCTATTTGAAAAACCCGGGCAGTCAGTTGGAGGCTCAG GTAATGCAGGGATCTTACTCGTACACCGGACCCGATGGCGTGGTCTACACCATCACCTACATTGCTGATGAGAACGGATACCGTGCCGAGGGTGCCCACATACCCACTCCGCCTCCAGTTCGTGCCGCCGCCGCTCCCGGAAGGTTCTTCAAGTAA
- the LOC128253891 gene encoding LOW QUALITY PROTEIN: odorant receptor 47a (The sequence of the model RefSeq protein was modified relative to this genomic sequence to represent the inferred CDS: inserted 1 base in 1 codon) has product MDSFLEVQKSTIAWLGFDLFSENREMWKRPYRALNVFGIATIFPFILAAVLHNWKHVMLLADAMVALLITILGLFKFSMILYLRRDFKRLIDKFRLLMATESEQGEEYAEILNAANKQDQRLCTLFRTCFILAWLLNSVLPFVRMGLSYWLAGHAEPELPFPCLFPWDIHIRRNYVLSXIWSAFASTGVVLPAVSLDTIFCSFTSNLCAFFKIAQYKVIRFKGKNLKESQATLNKVFALYQTSLDMCTDLNLCYQPIICAQFFISSLQLCMLGYLFSITFAQTEGVYYASFIATIIIQAYIYCYCGENLKTESANFEFAIYDSPWHESLGSGGASTSICRSLLISMMRAHHGFRITGYFFEANMEAFSSIVRTAMSYITMLKSFS; this is encoded by the exons ATGGATAGTTTCCTGGAAGTGCAGAAGAGCACCATCGCCTGGCTTGGATTTGATTTGTTCAGTGAAAACCGTGAGATGTGGAAGCGTCCCTATAGAGCCTTGAATGTATTTGGCATAGCTACCATTTTTCCCTTCATTCTGGCTGCTGTGCTGCACAATTGGAAGCATGTGATGCTTCTGGCGGATGCCATGGTGGCTCTATTAATTACCATTCTGGGACTATTCAAGTTCAGCATGATACTCTACTTGCGAAGGGATTTCAAGCGATTGATTGACAAGTTTCGTTTGCTGATGGCAACTG AATCGGAACAGGGCGAGGAGTATGCTGAGATTCTCAATGCAGCTAACAAACAGGATCAACGTTTGTGCACTTTGTTCAGGACCTGTTTTATTCTGGCCTGGTTACTGAACAGCGTGCTGCCCTTTGTGAGAATGGGTCTTAGTTATTGGCTGGCAGGACATGCTGAACCAGAGCTGCCTTTTCCCTGTCT TTTTCCATGGGACATCCACATCAGGCGCAACTATGTTTTGA TTATTTGGAGTGCTTTTGCCTCGACTGGTGTGGTTTTACCTGCCGTCAGTTTGGATACCATATTCTGCTCGTTTACCAGCAATCTGTGCGCATTCTTCAAGATTGCACAGTACAAGGTCATAAGATTTAAAGGCAAAAATCTGAAGGAATCACAGGCCACTCTCAACAAGGTTTTTGCCTTGTACCAAACGAGTTTGGATATGTGCACCGACTTAAATCTGTGCTATCAACCCATAATTTGCGCCCAATTTTTCATCTCTTCACTGCAACTTTGCATGCTGGGCTACCTATTTTCCATAACCTTTGCCCAAACAGAGGGCGTGTATTACGCCTCTTTCATAGCCACCATTATTATACAGGCCTACATCTATTGCTATTGTGGCGAGAATCTAAAGACCGAGAGTGCCAACTTTGAGTTTGCCATCTACGACAGTCCCTGGCACGAAAGTTTGGGATCTGGCGGAGCCTCGACTTCTATCTGCCGATCCCTGCTGATCAGCATGATGCGGGCGCATCATGGATTTCGCATCACCGGCTACTTTTTCGAGGCCAACATGGAGGCTTTCTCATCG aTTGTCCGCACAGCCATGTCGTACATTACCATGCTCAAGTCCTTCTCCTAA
- the LOC128253892 gene encoding uncharacterized protein LOC128253892, producing the protein MFKIAICLLALASGCLAASIGQVDSTTEKIVKEIIPVLKFETEKSPDGSFHFSYEGADQSMRQEQGTLENAGTEDEALEVSGMYSYIDADGNTVEVHYTAGKNGFVPVGTIIPKEITELARAAADLPKVSAEDELKFRKARSQELEKKEEAVVAKESMVVEKSEPVPAESQVVPVQVVLDAVPETEVKTEVKTAIVADAKVETKTA; encoded by the coding sequence ATGTTCAAGATTGCCATTTGTTTGTTGGCTTTGGCCAGTGGTTGTCTGGCCGCCAGTATTGGCCAGGTGGATAGCACCACCGAGAAGATCGTTAAGGAGATCATTCCCGTGCTGAAATTCGAGACGGAAAAGAGTCCCGATGGCTCCTTCCACTTCAGCTACGAGGGCGCTGATCAGTCCATGCGCCAGGAGCAGGGCACGCTCGAGAATGCCGGCACCGAGGACGAGGCTTTGGAGGTCTCCGGCATGTACAGCTATATCGATGCCGATGGCAACACCGTGGAGGTACACTATACTGCCGGAAAGAATGGTTTCGTGCCCGTGGGCACCATCATTCCCAAGGAGATCACCGAATTGGCCAGGGCTGCTGCCGATCTGCCCAAGGTTTCCGCTGAGGATGAGCTGAAGTTCCGCAAGGCCCGTTCCCAGGAGCTGGAAAAGAAGGAAGAAGCCGTGGTTGCCAAGGAATCGATGGTGGTGGAGAAATCCGAGCCTGTGCCCGCCGAATCCCAGGTGGTGCCCGTCCAGGTGGTCCTCGATGCCGTGCCAGAGACCGAGGTCAAGACCGAGGTCAAAACCGCCATCGTAGCCGATGCAAAGGTCGAAACCAAGACTGCCTAA
- the LOC128253890 gene encoding mitochondrial sodium/calcium exchanger protein isoform X2 gives MNLINYLSWHYCKVDVRSSFNAFWSGLGMTLVLIYVFWMMQLAVHHYFCPTLKVVTDLLRLNESTAGVTVLAIANGSPDLFTAIASNLQSSQYSFLSCMSQTMFLHIFVAGMVILTKPFNMEPNYYLRDFGFLFLNTAYMDYIHKRPNGISWVVALPSAFIFLGYVVVAIIDQHLLTARIRKLERKRVTLTEALQLEELKPQTELPLKRQEIDRTSVRQGNRNQRIFRQLWNTVAEFDTDRFRRGTLLVKVYLVVKQPIDMVLRTLIPVVDMEKPIYGWSKLLFNVHVILVPTYISYIIVRGYTIAGIATYLLILMVMVPISILIFFVTRTDTPPKFFRYTSGLGLMATIFLIFCLTTEVNAMFFTLAIITKVSQEFSLATAVCWALASNDLVANLSLARQGWPRMAFTATFSAPVFGTFVFLALPLVLQTFVQAPSNIKVSEGKFGETVCIFVEVGMCFSMLSALTTNFKMRRACGCLLVFYYFFFLGVLILLEKGEIHAYGV, from the exons ATGAACTTGATCAACTACCTGAGCTGGCATTACTGCAAAGTGGACGTCCGGAGCAGTTTCAATGCCTTCTGGAGTGGACTTGGAATGACCCTGGTACTTATCTACGTCTTCTGGATGATGCAGTTGGCCGTACATCACTA CTTTTGTCCCACCTTGAAGGTTGTAACTGACTTGCTTCGGCTAAACGAGAGCACGGCTGGAGTTACGGTTTTGGCCATTGCCAATGGATCGCCTGATTTATTCACGGCCATTGCCTCGAATCTGCAGAGCTCCCAGTATTCCTTCCTTTCGTGCATGTCGCAGACCATGTTCCTGCACATCTTTGTCGCCGGTATGGTGATCCTGACCAAGCCTTTCAATATGGAGCCCAATTACTACCTGAGGGATTTCGGCTTCCTGTTCTTGAATACTGCCTACATGGACTATATACACAAGCGTCCTAATGGAATCAGTTGGGTGGTGGCCTTGCCCAGTGCCTTCATATTTTTGGGATACGTTGTGGTGGCAATTATCGATCAGCATCTCCTGACGGCCCGCATTCGAA AATTGGAGCGCAAACGAGTGACTTTAACTGAGGCACTGCAACTGGAGGAACTGAAGCCGCAGACGGAGTTGCCGCTGAAGCGCCAGGAAATCGATCGAACATCCGTTCGTCAGGGTAATCGAAATCAGCGTATTTTTCGGCAACTTTGGAACACAGTCGCCGAGTTCGACACGGATCGCTTTCGAAGGGGAACCCTTTTGGTGAAGGTCTACCTGGTGGTCAAGCAGCCCATAGACATGGTGCTCCGCACTCTCATCCCAGTGGTGGACATGGAGAAGCCCATCTACGGATGGTCCAAGCTGCTCTTCAATGTGCATGTAATTCTGGTCCCCACCTATATCTCCTACATTATTG TTCGGGGATATACCATTGCGGGCATTGCCACCTATCTCTTAATCCTCATGGTCATGGTGCCTATTTCTATCttgatattttttgtcacGCGCACCGACACTCCGCCCAAATTCTTCAGG TATACATCAGGACTGGGTTTAATGGCCACCATTTTCCTGATCTTCTGCCTGACCACCGAGGTGAATGCCATGTTTTTTACACTGGCCATCATTACAAAAGTGAGCCAGGAATTTTCGCTGGCAACGGCTGTTTGCTGGGCATTGGCCAGCAACGATTTGGTGGCCAATCTATCGCTGGCTCGTCAAGGATGGCCTCGCATGGCATTTACAGCCACCTTCTCGGCACCTGTGTTTG GAACCTTTGTGTTTTTGGCCCTGCCACTGGTTCTTCAGACGTTCGTACAGGCGCCCAGTAATATAAAA GTTTCGGAGGGCAAATTCGGAGAGACGGTGTGCATCTTCGTGGAGGTTGGAATGTGCTTCTCAATGCTTTCCGCCCTCACTACAAACTTCAAGATGCGACGAGCTTGTGGTTGTCTGCTGGTTTTCTACTACTTTTTCTTCCTGGGAGTTCTTATTCTTCTGGAGAAGGGTGAGATTCATGCCTATGGCGTGTGA
- the LOC128253890 gene encoding mitochondrial sodium/calcium exchanger protein isoform X1, with protein sequence MNTATTCSAIHDLPESQRCRFVLTNPDCLTNMNLINYLSWHYCKVDVRSSFNAFWSGLGMTLVLIYVFWMMQLAVHHYFCPTLKVVTDLLRLNESTAGVTVLAIANGSPDLFTAIASNLQSSQYSFLSCMSQTMFLHIFVAGMVILTKPFNMEPNYYLRDFGFLFLNTAYMDYIHKRPNGISWVVALPSAFIFLGYVVVAIIDQHLLTARIRKLERKRVTLTEALQLEELKPQTELPLKRQEIDRTSVRQGNRNQRIFRQLWNTVAEFDTDRFRRGTLLVKVYLVVKQPIDMVLRTLIPVVDMEKPIYGWSKLLFNVHVILVPTYISYIIVRGYTIAGIATYLLILMVMVPISILIFFVTRTDTPPKFFRYTSGLGLMATIFLIFCLTTEVNAMFFTLAIITKVSQEFSLATAVCWALASNDLVANLSLARQGWPRMAFTATFSAPVFGTFVFLALPLVLQTFVQAPSNIKVSEGKFGETVCIFVEVGMCFSMLSALTTNFKMRRACGCLLVFYYFFFLGVLILLEKGEIHAYGV encoded by the exons atgaataccGCGACCACATGCAGTGCAATCCATGATCTACCGGAGTCCCAGCGATGCCGATTTGTGTTGACAAATCCAGATTGTCTGACTAATATGAACTTGATCAACTACCTGAGCTGGCATTACTGCAAAGTGGACGTCCGGAGCAGTTTCAATGCCTTCTGGAGTGGACTTGGAATGACCCTGGTACTTATCTACGTCTTCTGGATGATGCAGTTGGCCGTACATCACTA CTTTTGTCCCACCTTGAAGGTTGTAACTGACTTGCTTCGGCTAAACGAGAGCACGGCTGGAGTTACGGTTTTGGCCATTGCCAATGGATCGCCTGATTTATTCACGGCCATTGCCTCGAATCTGCAGAGCTCCCAGTATTCCTTCCTTTCGTGCATGTCGCAGACCATGTTCCTGCACATCTTTGTCGCCGGTATGGTGATCCTGACCAAGCCTTTCAATATGGAGCCCAATTACTACCTGAGGGATTTCGGCTTCCTGTTCTTGAATACTGCCTACATGGACTATATACACAAGCGTCCTAATGGAATCAGTTGGGTGGTGGCCTTGCCCAGTGCCTTCATATTTTTGGGATACGTTGTGGTGGCAATTATCGATCAGCATCTCCTGACGGCCCGCATTCGAA AATTGGAGCGCAAACGAGTGACTTTAACTGAGGCACTGCAACTGGAGGAACTGAAGCCGCAGACGGAGTTGCCGCTGAAGCGCCAGGAAATCGATCGAACATCCGTTCGTCAGGGTAATCGAAATCAGCGTATTTTTCGGCAACTTTGGAACACAGTCGCCGAGTTCGACACGGATCGCTTTCGAAGGGGAACCCTTTTGGTGAAGGTCTACCTGGTGGTCAAGCAGCCCATAGACATGGTGCTCCGCACTCTCATCCCAGTGGTGGACATGGAGAAGCCCATCTACGGATGGTCCAAGCTGCTCTTCAATGTGCATGTAATTCTGGTCCCCACCTATATCTCCTACATTATTG TTCGGGGATATACCATTGCGGGCATTGCCACCTATCTCTTAATCCTCATGGTCATGGTGCCTATTTCTATCttgatattttttgtcacGCGCACCGACACTCCGCCCAAATTCTTCAGG TATACATCAGGACTGGGTTTAATGGCCACCATTTTCCTGATCTTCTGCCTGACCACCGAGGTGAATGCCATGTTTTTTACACTGGCCATCATTACAAAAGTGAGCCAGGAATTTTCGCTGGCAACGGCTGTTTGCTGGGCATTGGCCAGCAACGATTTGGTGGCCAATCTATCGCTGGCTCGTCAAGGATGGCCTCGCATGGCATTTACAGCCACCTTCTCGGCACCTGTGTTTG GAACCTTTGTGTTTTTGGCCCTGCCACTGGTTCTTCAGACGTTCGTACAGGCGCCCAGTAATATAAAA GTTTCGGAGGGCAAATTCGGAGAGACGGTGTGCATCTTCGTGGAGGTTGGAATGTGCTTCTCAATGCTTTCCGCCCTCACTACAAACTTCAAGATGCGACGAGCTTGTGGTTGTCTGCTGGTTTTCTACTACTTTTTCTTCCTGGGAGTTCTTATTCTTCTGGAGAAGGGTGAGATTCATGCCTATGGCGTGTGA
- the LOC128253895 gene encoding flexible cuticle protein 12 yields the protein MFKILPLFVLAVVVACCHALPVEPEREPVAILKSETNKRVDGSYDSVYESADGTKRHEEASVVDEGTDEEALEVKGSYKYINDLGEEVEVFYTAGKNGFVPYGSIINPEITAVAEAAKDLPKPVKAQKLDH from the exons ATGTTCAAGATA CTTCCACTTTTCGTTCTGGCCGTGGTGGTCGCCTGTTGTCATGCTCTGCCCGTGGAACCCGAACGCGAGCCAGTGGCCATCCTGAAGTCCGAGACCAACAAGAGAGTGGATGGCAGCTATGACTCCGTGTACGAGTCGGCAGATGGAACCAAGCGCCACGAGGAGGCTTCTGTGGTGGACGAGGGCACCGACGAGGAGGCTCTGGAGGTGAAGGGCTCCTACAAGTACATCAACGACCTCGGCGAGGAAGTGGAGGTCTTCTACACGGCGGGAAAGAACGGATTCGTCCCCTACGGCTCGATTATCAACCCGGAAATCACAGCCGTGGCCGAGGCAGCCAAGGATCTGCCCAAGCCGGTGAAGGCGCAGAAGCTTGATCATTAG